The Chryseobacterium indicum genome contains a region encoding:
- a CDS encoding GLPGLI family protein, translated as MKKWCFLLFAFFALSFSFQKAQKNNFSYEVVYKFEMKANEQKLKENQKKLDSTFAKIGVSNEEGNKIAQNLIKMFNDTSSTFTLICSPSNSSFVSNAKISENSIDLIGRLAKATGEYYQNYSDNKVTIIRDYKGLDFTISDRVEKNWEITTEKKTILGKECIKAIFTKKPNTYAWYTPEIKAPTGPAEYGGLDGLILELNQGEAHYTAIEIKKLDSEPKIKIPKKGKIVTMDEYNKIVKESEKE; from the coding sequence ATGAAAAAATGGTGTTTCTTATTATTCGCTTTTTTTGCTTTAAGTTTTTCATTTCAGAAAGCACAAAAAAATAACTTCAGTTATGAAGTCGTATATAAATTTGAAATGAAAGCTAATGAACAAAAGCTAAAGGAGAATCAAAAGAAGTTAGATTCTACATTTGCAAAAATAGGTGTCTCTAATGAAGAAGGAAATAAAATAGCACAAAATCTTATAAAAATGTTTAATGATACAAGTTCTACTTTTACTTTAATTTGTAGTCCATCTAATTCATCATTTGTCTCCAATGCTAAAATTTCAGAGAATTCAATTGATCTCATTGGGCGACTTGCTAAGGCAACAGGGGAATATTATCAAAATTATTCAGATAATAAAGTGACTATTATCAGAGATTACAAAGGTTTGGACTTTACTATTAGCGATAGAGTAGAAAAGAACTGGGAGATTACGACAGAAAAGAAGACTATTTTGGGAAAAGAATGTATAAAAGCTATTTTTACCAAAAAACCGAATACTTACGCATGGTATACTCCTGAAATAAAGGCTCCAACAGGTCCTGCTGAATATGGAGGACTAGATGGACTTATATTGGAACTGAATCAAGGAGAAGCTCATTATACCGCCATAGAAATAAAAAAATTAGACTCAGAACCTAAAATAAAAATTCCTAAAAAAGGTAAAATAGTTACAATGGATGAGTATAATAAAATTGTAAAAGAATCAGAGAAAGAATAA
- a CDS encoding AbrB/MazE/SpoVT family DNA-binding domain-containing protein, translating to MLHSLKMFNTGQITLPKAWRSKYNTQNFIARETSEGLLITPLVAKETTSGYYENGEESGIYFPD from the coding sequence ATGCTTCACAGTCTTAAAATGTTCAATACGGGACAGATCACCCTCCCAAAAGCGTGGAGATCAAAATACAATACCCAGAATTTCATTGCCCGGGAAACTTCGGAAGGATTACTCATCACCCCGCTGGTTGCTAAAGAAACAACATCGGGATACTATGAAAACGGGGAGGAATCCGGCATTTATTTTCCGGACTGA
- a CDS encoding replication initiation protein produces the protein MNQLVKKSHELVMGKFSFSLLELRLFSLIVSMIDDRDEDFKTYRIAVKDMMKTFNLKSKTIYAEIQQVTTSMLKKIIVIPVQEEGVQKEIKSTLMSSFKYEVSGRGVIEATFNPILKPYLLQLKSKFLLYNLSNILQISSATSIRIFELLKTFEGVKQKTFSLQELKEILGVENSYSKYSNFKNKILLKSQKDLEMFTDIRFTFKEISENSRRVEKIQFSIHPNTPT, from the coding sequence ATGAATCAACTCGTAAAAAAAAGTCATGAACTGGTCATGGGAAAATTCTCTTTCAGTCTTTTGGAACTGCGTCTTTTTTCGCTCATCGTCAGTATGATCGATGACCGTGACGAGGATTTCAAAACCTACAGGATTGCCGTTAAGGATATGATGAAAACCTTTAACCTTAAATCCAAAACGATTTATGCAGAAATCCAGCAGGTGACCACTTCCATGCTTAAAAAAATAATTGTGATTCCCGTTCAGGAAGAAGGAGTCCAGAAAGAAATAAAAAGTACGCTCATGTCCAGCTTTAAGTATGAGGTTTCAGGCAGAGGAGTCATAGAAGCTACTTTTAATCCTATCCTCAAGCCCTATCTTCTCCAGCTCAAATCAAAATTCCTTTTGTACAATCTGTCCAATATTCTTCAAATCAGTTCCGCCACATCCATTCGTATTTTTGAGCTTCTCAAAACCTTTGAGGGAGTGAAACAGAAGACATTCTCCCTGCAGGAACTGAAAGAAATCTTAGGAGTCGAAAACAGCTATTCAAAGTACTCCAACTTTAAAAATAAAATTTTGCTCAAAAGCCAGAAAGATCTGGAAATGTTCACCGATATCCGTTTTACATTTAAAGAAATTTCTGAAAACTCAAGACGTGTGGAGAAGATACAGTTCTCTATTCATCCCAATACGCCAACATGA
- a CDS encoding DNA cytosine methyltransferase, which translates to MEVYNRLSEMEYNVQIFRINAATTGVPQARERIFFIGRKRSLELPDLVLDFAGSPVYFGEIADKGSTTHPPLRPSIQKRRPFVEYGDQNLKFADAKYRKLNTYNAFFSTYILYDNIVAPTLTSSGTTLYYNEARNLNDTEYLRMSSFPSDFDFCGISPRYVC; encoded by the coding sequence ATTGAAGTATACAACAGACTCAGCGAGATGGAGTATAATGTTCAGATCTTTAGGATCAACGCTGCGACAACAGGAGTTCCCCAGGCTCGTGAACGTATCTTTTTTATTGGTAGAAAAAGGAGTTTGGAACTTCCGGATCTGGTGTTGGATTTTGCCGGCTCCCCAGTGTACTTTGGTGAAATTGCCGATAAAGGCTCCACTACCCATCCTCCGCTCCGGCCTTCTATTCAAAAAAGACGGCCTTTTGTAGAATATGGTGATCAGAATTTAAAATTTGCTGATGCAAAATACAGAAAACTTAATACCTATAATGCATTCTTTAGCACCTATATTCTCTATGATAACATTGTTGCTCCAACACTTACTTCAAGCGGCACAACACTCTATTATAACGAAGCCCGCAATCTCAACGATACCGAATATCTCCGTATGAGCAGCTTTCCTTCTGATTTTGACTTCTGCGGAATCTCTCCCCGCTATGTCTGTTGA
- a CDS encoding DNA cytosine methyltransferase, translating to MGYKLAGFRHLGGVEIDRKMAKIYQKNHSPEYFYLEDLRDFNERDGLPPELYHLDILDGSPPCSAFSMS from the coding sequence ATGGGCTACAAGCTCGCAGGATTCCGTCACCTTGGAGGTGTTGAGATCGACAGGAAAATGGCAAAAATCTACCAAAAGAATCACTCCCCCGAATATTTTTATTTGGAAGACCTGAGAGATTTTAATGAAAGAGATGGTCTGCCCCCGGAATTGTACCACCTTGATATTCTGGACGGTTCTCCTCCGTGCAGCGCCTTCTCCATGTCCTGA
- a CDS encoding DNA adenine methylase, producing the protein MIQSRDSENSFFYCDPPYTSDLGIKVHQGHYEGYTHQHLERDLTVLSQIKGKFLLSNYPSELLMDFAQKHNRYVKTFDKSLSAAHKSKNPNSTKRKTEVLVANYPI; encoded by the coding sequence ATAATCCAGAGCAGGGATTCTGAAAACAGCTTCTTCTACTGCGATCCCCCTTATACGAGTGATCTCGGGATAAAAGTCCATCAGGGACATTATGAAGGCTACACCCACCAGCATTTAGAGCGTGATCTTACCGTACTCTCCCAGATCAAAGGAAAGTTTTTACTCTCCAATTACCCCTCTGAGCTTTTGATGGATTTTGCCCAAAAGCATAACCGGTATGTAAAGACTTTTGACAAGTCCCTCTCTGCCGCCCATAAAAGCAAGAATCCTAACAGTACCAAAAGAAAGACAGAGGTTTTGGTGGCTAATTATCCGATTTAA
- a CDS encoding DUF2958 domain-containing protein: protein MKLMTETLKVRFAEIGSQGEEENPLIIARFFNPCGPQTWYATEYDPETRICFGYVTGMGFDEWGSFSIDELETLKLPFGLTIERDCYFEEIRFNDLNE, encoded by the coding sequence ATGAAATTAATGACCGAAACCCTGAAAGTAAGATTTGCCGAAATCGGCAGTCAGGGTGAAGAAGAAAACCCGCTGATCATTGCCAGATTCTTCAATCCCTGCGGACCGCAGACCTGGTACGCCACCGAATATGATCCTGAAACGCGGATCTGCTTCGGATATGTTACCGGAATGGGCTTTGATGAATGGGGCAGCTTCTCCATCGATGAGCTGGAAACCCTGAAACTACCGTTCGGGCTTACCATCGAAAGAGACTGCTATTTTGAAGAAATCCGGTTTAATGATCTGAATGAATAA
- a CDS encoding type IV secretory system conjugative DNA transfer family protein produces MKTEDLRHWNQNACLWHITDFDTIEAGSYFLGELSEIRESLLAKHIRKTDARLEKIPAHSAEFTSLLKTRFLSFAEYTALMESSQSDGQVHSTGATSKTHPVKGSSFAKLYFDLLKKSRYSPLLYQSNHHENNYLELFKIFLPQTQDFFFTLRPVPLKLKDMERHTFISGKSGSGKTELMKALFMQIQQHTHDKQQASLVFLDVHGDVTESLLSLRLNLQKPERLIYIDPSFSREKVPCINPFYYKTEDPVTADLMCQQFCKAFIELMGESGLSLQMEVLLKPCIYVLLTNGNFGLSDLLDFFDEGRNEKLIELGKQTTHHTYRQFFESAFSNKKFALTKLSIYARLQSLLNHYVFYQMLNGKPTINFQQALDEGKVILVNLSKGKISEQSSKALGKLIMATLLSVALQRAYVPESKRKNFYLMVDEAHNFTTEIFETILSESRKYRLFITLATQSVTQFSNSLRDMVLNNTAVKFLGINGMPALKAQAGDFGLTYGQLQELRPYEFYLKIDHHTAIKIKSPDFLLKNPKRYFLLSNEVKSLKEYVLNQSGVYRPVFNPASEQMHGNNLHIQNPVSKEDKKKETNTNASSPIIHSQNSENSQTETPQNESPKKGLPAKYKL; encoded by the coding sequence ATGAAAACGGAAGACCTAAGGCACTGGAACCAAAATGCCTGTTTATGGCATATTACAGACTTTGATACGATAGAAGCCGGGAGCTATTTTTTAGGAGAATTATCCGAAATCAGGGAATCTCTTTTAGCAAAACACATTCGCAAGACCGATGCAAGGTTGGAAAAAATTCCTGCGCATTCAGCGGAATTTACCTCCCTGCTTAAAACACGGTTCCTCTCGTTCGCCGAATATACAGCCCTTATGGAATCTTCTCAGTCTGATGGTCAGGTCCATTCTACCGGTGCTACATCCAAAACACATCCTGTAAAAGGATCTTCTTTTGCAAAACTGTACTTCGATCTGCTTAAAAAAAGCAGGTATTCTCCTTTACTATATCAGTCCAACCACCATGAAAACAATTATCTTGAACTTTTTAAGATTTTTCTTCCGCAGACCCAAGACTTTTTCTTTACCCTACGTCCGGTGCCGCTGAAGTTAAAAGATATGGAGAGACATACGTTTATCAGCGGCAAATCTGGTAGTGGTAAGACCGAATTGATGAAAGCATTATTCATGCAGATCCAGCAGCATACCCACGACAAACAGCAGGCTTCTCTGGTATTTTTAGATGTCCACGGTGATGTGACGGAATCTTTACTTTCCCTGCGCTTGAATCTACAGAAGCCGGAGCGTCTGATCTATATTGATCCCAGTTTCAGCAGGGAGAAAGTACCCTGTATTAATCCGTTCTATTATAAAACAGAAGATCCCGTAACAGCCGATCTGATGTGCCAACAGTTCTGCAAAGCTTTTATCGAACTTATGGGGGAAAGTGGACTCAGTCTGCAGATGGAAGTGCTGTTAAAACCATGTATCTATGTATTACTGACCAATGGAAACTTCGGATTATCGGACCTGCTGGATTTCTTTGATGAAGGGCGTAACGAAAAGCTCATCGAGCTGGGAAAGCAAACCACCCATCATACCTACCGCCAGTTTTTCGAATCGGCCTTTTCCAACAAGAAATTTGCGCTCACCAAGCTCAGCATCTATGCGAGACTGCAAAGTCTGCTTAATCACTATGTTTTTTACCAGATGCTCAACGGTAAACCCACGATCAACTTTCAGCAGGCACTGGATGAAGGCAAGGTTATCCTTGTGAACTTAAGTAAGGGAAAAATCTCAGAGCAGAGCAGTAAGGCACTGGGAAAGCTCATAATGGCAACTTTATTGAGCGTGGCATTACAAAGGGCTTATGTACCTGAAAGCAAGAGAAAAAACTTTTATTTGATGGTGGATGAAGCCCACAACTTTACGACAGAAATTTTTGAAACGATTCTAAGTGAAAGCAGGAAATACCGTCTTTTTATCACATTGGCTACCCAGTCAGTTACTCAATTCTCGAATTCCCTAAGAGATATGGTGCTTAACAATACCGCAGTGAAATTCCTCGGAATCAATGGGATGCCGGCACTCAAAGCCCAGGCAGGGGACTTTGGATTAACCTATGGGCAGCTGCAGGAACTCAGGCCGTATGAGTTTTATCTAAAGATTGACCATCATACCGCCATTAAGATAAAGTCTCCGGATTTCCTGCTGAAAAATCCGAAACGTTATTTTTTATTGAGTAATGAAGTGAAATCCTTAAAAGAATATGTGCTGAATCAAAGCGGAGTGTACCGCCCGGTATTTAATCCGGCTTCAGAACAAATGCACGGAAATAATCTGCATATCCAAAACCCGGTTTCTAAAGAAGATAAGAAAAAAGAAACGAATACAAATGCTTCTTCACCAATCATTCATTCTCAGAATTCTGAAAATTCCCAAACAGAAACACCACAAAATGAATCCCCAAAAAAGGGGCTTCCGGCCAAATACAAATTATAA
- a CDS encoding alpha-ketoglutarate-dependent dioxygenase AlkB: MNTPDPLFPSSEFEKSDLELSLKNASAIKGLELHYDFITPEEEISLLKHIDEQSWLEELSRNVQHFGYKYDYKHRSINRDFYIGDIPEYMQFLLKRLQEKGFITQACDQAIVNEYTGNQGISAHIDCEPCFGDVIISISLSGSCVMNFQKDKNATAEEKIPLLLPPRSLVIMKNEARYEWLHSIPNRKKDVFNGNTYPRGRRVSVTFRKVILEESRK; this comes from the coding sequence ATGAATACTCCTGATCCATTATTCCCCTCCTCTGAATTTGAAAAGTCCGATCTGGAACTGAGTCTTAAAAATGCCTCTGCGATTAAAGGACTCGAACTCCACTATGATTTTATTACCCCTGAAGAAGAAATCAGCCTTCTTAAACATATTGATGAGCAAAGTTGGTTAGAAGAACTCTCAAGGAATGTTCAGCACTTTGGTTACAAATACGATTATAAGCACAGAAGCATCAACAGAGATTTCTATATTGGGGATATTCCTGAATATATGCAGTTTTTACTGAAGCGTCTACAGGAAAAAGGATTTATTACCCAAGCCTGCGATCAGGCTATTGTGAATGAGTATACTGGTAATCAGGGAATTTCTGCCCATATCGACTGTGAACCCTGTTTTGGGGATGTCATTATTTCAATCTCACTTTCGGGAAGTTGTGTAATGAACTTTCAGAAAGATAAAAATGCAACAGCAGAAGAAAAAATTCCGCTACTGCTTCCACCAAGAAGCTTGGTTATCATGAAAAATGAAGCCAGATACGAATGGCTGCATTCTATCCCCAACAGAAAAAAAGATGTATTTAACGGAAATACCTACCCAAGAGGAAGAAGGGTTTCGGTTACTTTTAGAAAAGTTATTTTAGAAGAAAGCAGAAAATAA
- a CDS encoding type II toxin-antitoxin system RelB/DinJ family antitoxin, translating into MATITTRIDDKVKKELREFSNEIGIPVGALFNAWAKHLLRTKEVTFKLDEDFLEDQEMYANAKSLQQEGELSIASGHSSLVI; encoded by the coding sequence ATGGCTACCATTACCACAAGAATAGATGATAAGGTAAAAAAAGAACTTAGAGAATTCAGCAATGAGATCGGCATTCCTGTAGGAGCGCTTTTTAATGCATGGGCAAAACATCTCCTACGCACCAAAGAAGTCACCTTTAAACTGGATGAAGACTTTCTGGAAGATCAGGAGATGTATGCCAATGCAAAATCCCTGCAACAAGAAGGAGAACTCTCGATTGCATCAGGACATTCTTCTTTAGTTATTTAA
- a CDS encoding helix-turn-helix domain-containing protein, which produces MMKNDDLFSSERSVFIHMDTVTFYQLIKQVYERLKQEDSKQTDSDFIGEKEAMKLLGITSKSTLQKYRDHSYITFYKLSSRKILYSKSSIESFILNNKESFD; this is translated from the coding sequence ATGATGAAAAATGATGATTTATTTAGTTCGGAACGGTCTGTATTTATCCATATGGATACCGTTACTTTTTATCAGCTGATAAAACAGGTCTATGAGCGTCTGAAGCAGGAAGATTCAAAGCAGACCGACTCCGATTTTATTGGCGAGAAGGAGGCAATGAAACTGCTGGGAATTACCTCTAAGTCAACTCTTCAGAAATACAGAGACCATAGCTATATAACGTTCTATAAGCTTTCAAGCCGAAAAATTTTATATTCAAAATCCAGCATCGAAAGTTTTATTTTAAACAACAAGGAGTCTTTTGACTAA